The following are encoded in a window of Ferribacterium limneticum genomic DNA:
- a CDS encoding acetaldehyde dehydrogenase (acetylating) translates to MKKIRCALIGSGNIGTDLIYKIQRSPFLEPVWMVGIDPESEGLARARDMGLKTTAAGVDGLLPHVLEDNIQIAFDATSAYVHAENSRKLNELGVMMIDLTPAAIGPLCVPPVNLKAHAEKVEMNVNMISCAGQATIPIVFAVSRIQAVGYGEIVASLASKSIGPGTRANLDEFTYTTSNAIEVVGGARKGKALAIINPAEPPMMMRNTISCLTDDEPDQAKITESVLEMIKEVQKYVPGYRLVNGPLFDGKRVTVFMEVAGLGDYLPKYAGNLDIMTAAATRTAEMFAQEIIAGTIQLKSPEVA, encoded by the coding sequence ATGAAAAAAATCAGATGCGCGCTGATTGGTTCCGGCAACATCGGCACCGACCTGATCTACAAGATCCAGCGCAGCCCCTTCCTTGAGCCGGTCTGGATGGTCGGTATCGACCCGGAATCCGAAGGCCTCGCCCGCGCCCGCGACATGGGCTTGAAGACCACCGCAGCCGGCGTCGATGGCCTGCTGCCGCATGTGCTGGAAGACAACATCCAGATCGCTTTCGACGCGACCAGCGCCTACGTTCACGCCGAAAATTCGCGCAAGCTCAATGAGCTGGGCGTCATGATGATCGACCTGACGCCGGCCGCCATCGGCCCCCTGTGTGTGCCGCCGGTCAACCTCAAGGCACATGCCGAAAAGGTCGAGATGAACGTGAACATGATTTCGTGCGCCGGCCAGGCGACGATTCCCATCGTCTTCGCCGTCTCGCGCATTCAGGCCGTGGGTTACGGCGAAATCGTCGCCAGTCTCGCCTCGAAATCGATCGGCCCGGGTACCCGCGCCAATCTGGATGAATTCACCTACACCACCTCGAACGCCATCGAAGTCGTCGGTGGGGCGCGCAAGGGCAAGGCGCTGGCCATCATCAACCCGGCCGAACCGCCGATGATGATGCGCAACACCATTTCCTGCCTGACCGACGACGAGCCCGACCAGGCAAAGATCACCGAGTCGGTGCTCGAGATGATCAAGGAAGTGCAGAAGTACGTGCCAGGTTACCGGCTGGTCAATGGCCCCTTGTTCGACGGCAAGCGCGTCACGGTTTTCATGGAAGTCGCCGGCCTCGGCGATTACCTGCCCAAGTACGCCGGCAACCTCGACATCATGACCGCCGCGGCGACGCGCACGGCCGAAATGTTCGCCCAGGAAATCATCGCTGGCACCATCCAGCTCAAGTCACCGGAGGTCGCGTAA
- a CDS encoding tautomerase family protein, with the protein MPIIEMHLMQGRTNEQKRAVAEAVAEAVTRTLGVGPETVRLLITEHTSEEFSVGGVTAGRRRELAELEAKKS; encoded by the coding sequence ATGCCAATCATAGAAATGCATCTCATGCAGGGGCGCACCAATGAGCAAAAACGCGCCGTTGCCGAAGCTGTGGCCGAGGCGGTGACGCGCACGCTGGGGGTGGGGCCGGAGACGGTTCGCCTGCTGATTACCGAGCACACCAGCGAGGAGTTTTCAGTCGGCGGTGTGACGGCCGGCCGTCGACGTGAGCTCGCTGAGCTTGAAGCCAAGAAATCGTAG
- the dmpH gene encoding 2-oxo-3-hexenedioate decarboxylase, whose translation MSMNVTLSREDIVRLCERVEGAQTRAYAIPKLTDEYPGMTIGDGYAVQLELRRRFLAAGHKQVGWKAGLTSKAKMIQMGVNVPSIGFLTDRMARPENSAIKTSDLVHPRVECEVAFVMKKTLKGPNCTRQDVLDATDYVLPAVEIIDSRFSGFKFDLESVVADNGSSARFVGGGRARYPADIDLRTLGVVMEKNGEIVTLGASAAVLGHPAEAIAMLVNILAELGEELPAGSFVMSGGITEAIPVKPGDNIVARFQELGSVSMRFIE comes from the coding sequence ATGAGCATGAATGTCACCCTCTCCCGCGAGGACATCGTTCGCCTGTGCGAGCGCGTCGAAGGCGCCCAGACGCGCGCTTACGCCATCCCCAAACTGACCGACGAATACCCGGGCATGACTATCGGCGATGGCTACGCAGTGCAACTTGAACTGCGTCGCCGCTTCCTCGCCGCCGGCCACAAGCAGGTCGGCTGGAAAGCCGGCCTGACATCGAAGGCCAAGATGATCCAGATGGGCGTTAACGTGCCGTCCATCGGCTTCCTGACCGACCGCATGGCGCGTCCGGAAAACTCGGCGATCAAGACCTCCGATCTGGTGCACCCGCGCGTCGAGTGCGAGGTCGCCTTCGTCATGAAGAAGACGCTGAAAGGCCCGAACTGCACGCGGCAGGATGTCCTGGATGCCACCGACTACGTGCTGCCGGCCGTCGAGATCATCGACTCGCGTTTCTCCGGTTTCAAGTTCGATCTGGAAAGTGTCGTTGCCGACAACGGTTCTTCGGCGCGCTTCGTCGGCGGTGGTCGCGCCCGTTACCCGGCTGATATCGACCTGCGCACGCTCGGTGTCGTCATGGAGAAGAACGGCGAGATCGTTACCCTGGGCGCTTCGGCCGCCGTCCTCGGCCATCCGGCCGAAGCCATCGCCATGCTGGTCAATATCCTCGCCGAACTGGGCGAGGAATTGCCAGCCGGCAGCTTCGTGATGAGCGGCGGCATCACCGAAGCCATTCCGGTCAAGCCGGGCGACAACATCGTGGCGCGCTTCCAGGAACTGGGCAGCGTATCGATGCGCTTCATTGAATAA
- the dmpG gene encoding 4-hydroxy-2-oxovalerate aldolase: protein MSAEQSLKGRKIIIHDMSLRDGMHAKREQMSIAQMVTIATALDDAGVPLIQVTHGAGMGGNSLQHGFAPHSNEEYITAVASRMKQAVVSVLLIPGLGTMKELKSAYDCGARSVHVATHCTEADTSPQHIAFARKLGMDTTGFLMMAHLNTPEGLAQQGKLMESYGAQTVYITDSAGYMLPADVKARVAALRAVLNPETEIGFHGHHNMGMGIANSIAAIEEGASRIDASVAGLGAGAGNTPLEVFAAVCERMGIVTGCDLFKLMDMAEDIIVPMMDHMVRVDRSSLTLGFAGVYSTFLLHAKRAAERFGVPARDILVELGRKKMIGGQEDMIVDTAMTMAKERGLLKDAAA, encoded by the coding sequence ATGAGCGCCGAGCAAAGTCTCAAGGGTCGCAAGATCATCATTCACGACATGTCACTGCGCGACGGCATGCACGCCAAGCGCGAGCAGATGAGCATAGCCCAGATGGTCACCATCGCCACGGCGCTCGACGATGCCGGCGTGCCGCTGATCCAGGTTACGCACGGCGCCGGCATGGGCGGGAACTCGCTGCAGCACGGCTTCGCGCCGCACAGCAATGAGGAATACATCACGGCTGTGGCGTCGCGGATGAAACAGGCCGTGGTGTCGGTCCTGCTCATTCCCGGCCTCGGCACGATGAAGGAATTGAAATCAGCCTACGACTGCGGGGCGCGCAGCGTGCACGTCGCCACCCATTGCACCGAGGCCGATACCTCGCCGCAGCACATTGCCTTCGCCCGCAAGCTGGGCATGGACACCACCGGTTTCCTCATGATGGCCCACCTCAATACGCCGGAAGGCCTGGCGCAGCAGGGCAAGCTCATGGAATCCTACGGGGCGCAGACGGTGTACATCACCGACTCGGCCGGCTACATGCTGCCGGCCGACGTCAAGGCGCGGGTGGCGGCGCTGCGCGCGGTCCTCAATCCGGAAACTGAAATCGGCTTCCACGGCCACCACAACATGGGCATGGGTATCGCCAATTCCATCGCCGCCATCGAGGAAGGTGCCAGCCGGATTGACGCCTCAGTGGCAGGGCTCGGCGCCGGGGCAGGCAATACGCCGCTTGAAGTCTTCGCTGCCGTCTGCGAGCGGATGGGCATTGTCACTGGCTGTGACCTGTTCAAGCTCATGGACATGGCCGAAGACATCATCGTGCCGATGATGGACCACATGGTTCGCGTTGATCGCTCGTCGCTGACGCTGGGCTTTGCCGGTGTCTATTCGACCTTCCTGCTCCATGCCAAGCGGGCGGCCGAGCGTTTCGGCGTGCCGGCACGCGACATTCTGGTCGAGCTGGGACGCAAGAAGATGATCGGTGGTCAGGAGGACATGATCGTCGATACGGCGATGACCATGGCCAAGGAACGCGGGTTGCTCAAGGACGCTGCGGCCTGA
- a CDS encoding SDR family oxidoreductase, which yields MAATKEWVVVVGATGAFGSVMVERFLARGLGVLAVARSVSSLAELAAKNPGLVPCAADISDDAAIEAIKAALPGPVRMVVHGPGVAVGGGVLTIATQAMIDAVNIKVGGFLRLVRAVDGHLLPNSRLVAIGGHYGFEPTAYAAAAGVGNAALVNVVRQMSLAYGARGITAHLVAPGPADTERLRRVAADRAKMLGTTVEAVMDSMRAESSLGAFTEPGQVAWALEMLLAPEASAMTGSSLMLDAGRRHGLP from the coding sequence ATGGCAGCAACAAAGGAATGGGTCGTCGTCGTTGGTGCCACGGGCGCCTTCGGCTCGGTCATGGTCGAACGCTTTCTCGCCCGCGGCCTGGGTGTGCTCGCCGTGGCGCGCAGTGTGTCGTCGCTAGCCGAACTGGCCGCGAAAAATCCGGGGCTGGTGCCCTGCGCGGCCGACATTTCGGATGACGCCGCCATCGAGGCGATCAAGGCCGCATTGCCCGGTCCTGTGCGCATGGTCGTCCATGGCCCCGGCGTGGCGGTCGGTGGCGGTGTGCTGACCATCGCCACGCAGGCGATGATCGATGCGGTCAATATCAAGGTTGGTGGCTTCCTGCGTCTGGTTCGTGCGGTCGACGGGCACCTGTTGCCCAATTCGCGATTGGTCGCCATCGGCGGTCATTACGGTTTCGAGCCGACGGCCTATGCTGCCGCAGCCGGCGTTGGCAATGCCGCGCTGGTCAATGTCGTGCGCCAGATGAGCCTGGCCTACGGAGCGCGCGGCATCACGGCCCACCTCGTCGCACCCGGCCCGGCCGATACCGAACGCCTGCGCCGGGTGGCGGCCGATCGCGCCAAAATGCTTGGCACGACGGTCGAGGCGGTCATGGACAGCATGCGGGCCGAGTCGTCGCTCGGCGCTTTCACCGAACCGGGGCAGGTCGCCTGGGCGCTCGAAATGTTGCTGGCACCGGAAGCCTCGGCGATGACCGGTTCCTCGCTGATGCTCGATGCCGGCCGTCGCCACGGTCTACCGTAA
- a CDS encoding NAD(P)H-dependent oxidoreductase: protein MKVLIVHAHYEAKSFNSALKDLAVKTLTEAGHEVQVSDLYAMNWNPVVSQADFAEPTNPDYCVYALEQRKGFESGSIAPDIQAEIGKVDWCDLLIFNFPIFWFSVPAILKGWIDRVFVSGHFYGGKRFYDQGGMLGKKAMLTLSLGGQPHMFGPEAIHGEMDTLLRPIMRGALAYCGFTVLPPYVAYHVPYVSPEARQAMLDDYRERLLHLDDQTPIKFPSLGDFDDRLYPKEISAAVL, encoded by the coding sequence ATGAAAGTTCTCATCGTCCATGCCCATTACGAAGCCAAATCCTTCAACAGCGCGCTCAAAGACCTTGCTGTCAAAACACTGACCGAAGCCGGGCATGAGGTTCAGGTTTCCGACCTGTACGCGATGAACTGGAACCCTGTTGTCTCCCAAGCCGATTTCGCCGAGCCGACCAACCCCGATTACTGCGTCTATGCGCTGGAGCAACGTAAGGGTTTCGAGTCGGGGAGCATCGCCCCGGACATTCAGGCCGAAATCGGCAAGGTCGACTGGTGCGACCTGCTGATCTTCAATTTCCCGATTTTCTGGTTCTCGGTGCCGGCCATCCTCAAAGGCTGGATCGACCGCGTTTTCGTTTCCGGCCACTTCTACGGCGGCAAGCGCTTCTACGACCAGGGTGGGATGCTCGGCAAAAAGGCCATGCTGACGCTATCGCTCGGCGGCCAGCCGCACATGTTCGGTCCGGAGGCCATCCACGGCGAAATGGACACCTTGCTGCGCCCGATCATGCGAGGTGCGTTGGCCTATTGCGGCTTTACCGTGCTGCCGCCCTATGTCGCCTATCACGTGCCCTACGTTTCGCCCGAGGCACGCCAGGCCATGCTCGACGATTACCGGGAACGTCTGCTCCATCTCGATGATCAGACCCCCATCAAATTTCCCAGTCTGGGCGATTTCGACGATCGGCTTTATCCCAAAGAAATAAGCGCTGCTGTTTTATAA
- a CDS encoding tautomerase family protein: MPILNFHLVQGQHAPAQVDALLLKASALFAEVLACPIERVRVFATEHPPQHVCIGGQLVNRHAQVAPYFSFIVLEGRSQADRQRLLSGFTDLVVDILGAPRANVRGGIVPVAPSDWSIGGELASELRQAEIEARRLAAAAAQGR; encoded by the coding sequence ATGCCAATTCTCAACTTCCATCTCGTCCAGGGGCAGCATGCGCCGGCTCAGGTCGACGCGCTGCTGCTCAAAGCCAGCGCCTTGTTTGCCGAAGTGCTGGCCTGTCCGATTGAGCGCGTCCGCGTGTTCGCTACCGAACATCCGCCGCAGCACGTCTGCATCGGTGGCCAACTGGTCAACCGGCACGCGCAGGTTGCGCCGTACTTTTCCTTCATCGTCCTCGAGGGCCGTTCTCAGGCCGACCGCCAGCGCCTGCTCAGCGGTTTCACCGATCTCGTCGTCGACATTCTTGGCGCGCCGCGCGCCAATGTTCGGGGCGGCATCGTGCCGGTGGCGCCGTCTGACTGGAGCATCGGCGGCGAACTGGCCAGCGAGTTGCGGCAGGCCGAAATCGAGGCCCGACGACTGGCGGCAGCGGCCGCGCAAGGTCGGTGA